In Anaerolineales bacterium, a genomic segment contains:
- a CDS encoding glutamate--tRNA ligase, with translation MSDTKPVRVRFAPSPTGDLHIGGIRTAQFNWLFARRHGGKFILRIEDTDQKRTQEQSYKTITEGLRWAGLDWDEGPDLGGEYGPYIQSERLALYQEWARWLLAQGKAYRAYETAEELELISTARRANKLPPGYDRRARTLTPADWERFDAEGRPYVIRFKVPLEGETVWEDMVRGAVRVQNESVQDAVLLKADGFPTYHLAHLVDDHLMEISHVIRAEEWIPSTGLHALLYDAFGWERPKFAHAPVILHPDGGKISKRKHPEASISYFMKGGYLPEAVTNFLCNVGWNYGAEDAKGEEIQVFSKEDAAKVFALEDMTNTGTKFDIVKLQWLNGEHIRRMDDTELARRLRPYLEDAGYEVNTEVLLRVTPLIRERIKLLTEVVGIAGFFFQDEIALSTTDVVQKGMTAEQTREALRRAYETLKTLPTFDHAAQEAALRTLAEALGVKAGGLFGAIRVAVSGSKVSPPLTESLEILGREVTLARLERAIGVLG, from the coding sequence GTGAGCGATACGAAGCCTGTCCGCGTCCGTTTTGCCCCTAGCCCGACAGGTGATTTGCACATTGGCGGTATCCGTACCGCCCAGTTCAATTGGCTCTTTGCCCGTCGGCATGGTGGGAAATTTATCCTACGCATCGAAGACACCGATCAAAAACGCACCCAAGAGCAATCCTACAAAACGATCACCGAGGGCTTGCGTTGGGCGGGGTTAGATTGGGACGAAGGTCCCGACCTTGGCGGGGAGTATGGTCCGTATATTCAGAGTGAGCGCTTAGCCCTTTATCAAGAATGGGCAAGGTGGCTTCTGGCGCAAGGGAAGGCATACCGCGCCTACGAAACCGCCGAGGAACTGGAACTGATCAGCACCGCCCGCCGCGCCAACAAACTCCCCCCGGGCTATGACCGCCGCGCCCGCACGCTGACCCCCGCCGATTGGGAGCGCTTCGACGCCGAAGGTCGCCCCTATGTGATTCGCTTCAAGGTGCCCCTTGAGGGGGAAACTGTTTGGGAGGATATGGTACGGGGGGCGGTGCGTGTCCAGAATGAGTCTGTGCAAGATGCCGTCCTGCTGAAGGCGGATGGCTTCCCCACCTATCACCTTGCCCATCTCGTTGACGATCACTTGATGGAAATCTCCCATGTGATCCGCGCTGAGGAATGGATTCCCAGTACGGGGCTTCATGCCCTGCTCTACGATGCCTTTGGGTGGGAACGTCCGAAGTTTGCCCATGCGCCGGTGATCCTCCACCCCGATGGGGGAAAAATCAGCAAGCGGAAACACCCGGAGGCGTCTATTTCCTACTTCATGAAGGGAGGCTACCTTCCAGAGGCGGTGACGAACTTCCTGTGCAATGTGGGCTGGAACTACGGCGCAGAGGATGCCAAAGGCGAGGAAATCCAAGTCTTTAGCAAGGAAGATGCCGCAAAGGTGTTCGCCCTAGAGGACATGACGAACACGGGGACGAAATTTGATATTGTGAAGTTGCAATGGCTGAATGGTGAACACATCCGGCGCATGGATGATACGGAACTGGCACGGCGGCTGCGTCCCTACCTTGAGGACGCTGGCTACGAGGTAAACACCGAGGTGCTGCTGAGGGTCACACCCCTGATTCGAGAGCGGATTAAACTACTGACGGAAGTGGTGGGTATCGCCGGCTTTTTCTTCCAAGATGAAATCGCCCTCAGCACCACCGATGTCGTGCAGAAGGGGATGACCGCTGAGCAAACCCGCGAGGCGCTGCGCCGCGCCTACGAGACTCTGAAAACCCTCCCCACTTTTGACCACGCCGCACAAGAGGCGGCACTGCGGACACTGGCAGAGGCATTGGGCGTGAAAGCGGGTGGCTTGTTCGGGGCGATTCGGGTGGCGGTTAGTGGATCAAAAGTGTCGCCGCCGCTGACGGAATCGCTGGAAATCTTGGGGCGGGAGGTCACTCTTGCCCGTTTAGAGCGGGCAATCGGCGTGTTGGGGTAA
- a CDS encoding chitinase translates to MKKFLSAKSAFLCFATLTVVFSALFFWQTTHTDAQGNPPTWQPNTAYAVNQLVTYNNSVYRCRQAHTSLTGWEPPNVPALWELTQSNPTSVPTNTSIPTNTLPPTNTSIPTNTLPPTNTSVPTTTATNTPTRTPTNTNTPLGPPTNTPSIAAWQPNTPYAAGALVSYQGQTYRCLQAHTSLVGWEPATTLALWQVYGGGNPTQPPLTATFTRTFTPTVTPSISATPSRTFTPSPTFTASPTLPPGNTSKLLIGYWHNFINQAGGVRLRNVSADWDIVNIAFAVPVGNTGTLSFDPDPAIQSVDDFRADVAFLHSRGQKVVLSIGGAEGQVSLDNVTMRNNFITSVLNIMQNYGFDGIDIDLEGRSVALGAGDSDLRNPTSAPVVNLIYAIRQIRAQFGANFILTMAPETANVQGAFSVYGGIWGSYLPLLHATRDILTLVHVQHYNSGSMLGLDGRGYSQGTADFQVAMAEMLLYGFSAPSGSNNVFAALRPDQVAIGLPAAPGAAGGGYTSSADIERALRYLVKGQSYGGAYVLRTPAGYPAFRGLMTWSINWDVYNNRVFSTNSRTLLNSLR, encoded by the coding sequence CTGAAAAAGTTCCTATCCGCAAAGTCCGCTTTTCTCTGCTTCGCCACCCTCACAGTCGTCTTTAGTGCGTTGTTTTTCTGGCAGACCACACACACCGATGCACAAGGCAATCCCCCCACATGGCAGCCCAATACAGCTTACGCCGTCAACCAGCTTGTCACCTATAACAACAGTGTTTACCGCTGCCGTCAGGCGCATACCTCCCTCACCGGATGGGAGCCGCCCAACGTTCCCGCTCTGTGGGAACTGACGCAAAGCAACCCAACAAGTGTCCCGACAAACACAAGCATCCCGACGAATACCCTTCCTCCAACAAACACAAGCATCCCGACGAATACCCTTCCTCCAACAAACACGAGCGTCCCAACCACCACCGCCACAAACACACCGACGCGCACCCCCACGAATACGAATACGCCTCTCGGTCCGCCCACAAACACACCAAGCATCGCTGCATGGCAGCCGAACACCCCTTACGCCGCCGGTGCGTTGGTCTCCTATCAAGGGCAGACCTACCGCTGCTTGCAAGCGCACACCTCACTTGTTGGGTGGGAGCCAGCAACGACACTCGCGCTCTGGCAGGTTTACGGTGGCGGCAACCCAACGCAACCTCCGCTGACGGCGACCTTCACGCGCACCTTCACCCCGACGGTCACCCCAAGCATTTCGGCAACACCTTCACGCACATTTACGCCCTCTCCCACCTTCACCGCCTCCCCAACGCTCCCACCAGGGAACACCAGTAAACTGCTAATCGGCTATTGGCACAACTTCATCAACCAAGCGGGCGGGGTGCGTCTGCGCAATGTCTCAGCAGATTGGGATATTGTGAACATCGCCTTCGCCGTGCCAGTGGGCAACACGGGAACGCTTTCCTTTGACCCCGATCCAGCGATTCAGAGCGTCGATGATTTCCGCGCCGATGTTGCCTTCCTCCACAGCCGAGGGCAAAAGGTCGTCCTCTCCATCGGCGGGGCAGAAGGGCAAGTCTCCCTTGATAACGTCACGATGCGCAATAACTTCATCACCTCTGTTCTCAACATCATGCAGAATTACGGGTTCGATGGCATTGATATTGACCTTGAGGGGCGTTCAGTGGCGCTTGGGGCGGGTGATTCTGATCTTCGTAATCCCACATCAGCACCTGTTGTCAACCTGATTTACGCCATTCGCCAAATTCGTGCGCAGTTCGGGGCAAATTTCATCTTGACGATGGCGCCGGAAACGGCGAATGTACAAGGTGCGTTCAGTGTCTACGGCGGCATTTGGGGATCGTACCTTCCGCTCTTGCACGCCACGCGGGACATTCTGACCCTCGTCCACGTTCAGCATTACAACTCAGGGAGCATGTTGGGCTTGGATGGGCGCGGATACTCGCAAGGCACGGCTGATTTCCAAGTAGCAATGGCAGAGATGCTGCTCTATGGGTTCAGCGCCCCTAGCGGCAGCAACAACGTGTTCGCCGCCCTACGTCCCGATCAGGTAGCCATTGGCTTGCCCGCCGCGCCGGGCGCGGCTGGTGGCGGGTACACTTCCAGTGCCGATATTGAGCGTGCCTTACGCTATCTGGTCAAAGGGCAGTCCTACGGCGGGGCGTATGTCTTGCGCACACCAGCGGGCTATCCAGCCTTCCGGGGCTTGATGACTTGGTCGATCAACTGGGATGTCTACAACAACCGCGTGTTCTCTACAAACAGCCGGACGCTGTTGAACAGCTTGCGCTAA
- a CDS encoding ABC transporter permease, whose protein sequence is MFSEAWALFRAEWLKVTGNRPVAVGLVWIFPAASLLVIVISILVLISLPPEFRDGMNWSEAMLAAWVVPASQLGQLLMLGLTATVFAGEYIWGTWKNIVPRNRRFALVLMKFLSVCVLMLVAFTASAVIQALGSGLLNLIANKPVAPPPVPNFESRYLLNMGLALLTTIVGAGFAGIAAILTRSITGGLIIGFAFSVAELFLIPVLSLFERLLRIPNLTRLYQLMPGYNINNASIWLQTGHSSPSMGFGSTFPPLTLETSLLILTLWIIGLIGLTVYLFHRQDITA, encoded by the coding sequence ATGTTTAGCGAGGCGTGGGCGCTCTTTCGCGCTGAATGGCTAAAAGTGACCGGCAACCGTCCAGTGGCGGTTGGGTTGGTGTGGATTTTTCCAGCAGCATCGCTTCTTGTGATTGTGATCAGCATCCTTGTCCTGATAAGCCTCCCGCCTGAATTCCGAGATGGGATGAACTGGTCAGAGGCGATGTTGGCGGCGTGGGTTGTTCCGGCAAGCCAGCTTGGACAACTGCTTATGTTGGGGCTGACGGCAACAGTCTTTGCCGGGGAATACATTTGGGGAACATGGAAAAACATCGTCCCCCGCAACCGTCGCTTTGCCCTTGTTCTGATGAAATTTCTCTCCGTGTGTGTGCTGATGCTCGTTGCCTTCACCGCTTCAGCAGTGATTCAGGCATTGGGGAGTGGGTTGTTGAACCTTATTGCCAACAAACCGGTGGCTCCCCCACCTGTGCCGAATTTCGAGTCACGCTACCTGCTCAACATGGGCTTGGCGCTGCTGACGACGATTGTTGGGGCGGGGTTTGCCGGAATTGCTGCCATCTTGACGCGCTCAATCACCGGTGGGCTAATCATTGGCTTCGCTTTCTCTGTCGCAGAGTTGTTCCTCATCCCCGTCTTGAGTCTCTTTGAACGGCTCTTGCGCATTCCGAACTTGACGCGCCTTTACCAACTCATGCCCGGCTATAACATCAACAACGCCAGCATATGGTTGCAAACAGGACACTCCTCGCCATCTATGGGCTTTGGCAGCACCTTTCCCCCCTTAACTCTGGAAACGTCCCTGCTCATTCTCACCCTGTGGATCATTGGTCTGATTGGGCTGACCGTCTACCTTTTTCACCGTCAAGACATCACCGCATGA
- a CDS encoding DMT family transporter yields MFVWLMFLSVGAIWGSSYLLIKIGVNEFDPIALVALRLGIAAVCFAVMFLVTRRRFPRDPRTLGILALVGITNTALPFILITWGEKYIDSAIAGVLVATTPLFSLVIAHLALADDKITLGKLLGLIAGFTGIVLLATRTAGDGQNSILGQVAILGASASYGISSVIIKKTLKNVEPMTVAGVTLMVGGGASVLFMLLAVRPLPNLSLVSTGALLAVIILGVLNTYIAYVLFFRVIKAWSATRATMVTYIAPPFSIALGLLFGSERFDIRLIIGAVLIIGGVILANMWKDQPLFKARTAQA; encoded by the coding sequence ATGTTCGTCTGGCTTATGTTCCTCTCCGTCGGGGCGATCTGGGGATCGTCATACCTGTTAATCAAGATCGGCGTGAATGAGTTCGACCCAATCGCGCTCGTTGCTTTACGCCTCGGTATTGCCGCAGTCTGTTTTGCCGTGATGTTCCTCGTCACCCGCCGCCGCTTCCCGCGTGATCCGCGCACATTGGGCATTTTGGCGCTGGTGGGAATCACGAATACGGCACTACCCTTCATCCTGATCACATGGGGAGAGAAATACATCGACAGCGCCATTGCTGGCGTGTTGGTGGCAACAACACCGCTGTTCAGCCTTGTCATTGCTCACCTTGCTCTTGCCGATGATAAAATCACACTGGGAAAACTGCTCGGTTTGATCGCTGGCTTTACAGGGATCGTCCTCTTGGCGACGCGTACCGCCGGAGATGGGCAGAATTCCATTTTGGGGCAGGTGGCAATCTTAGGCGCGTCTGCCAGTTATGGCATTTCCTCGGTGATCATCAAAAAGACGCTGAAGAACGTTGAGCCGATGACAGTGGCGGGGGTCACGCTGATGGTCGGCGGGGGGGCATCTGTCTTGTTCATGCTGCTCGCCGTTCGTCCCCTCCCCAATTTGAGCCTTGTCTCTACCGGGGCGCTGCTGGCGGTGATCATCCTCGGTGTGTTGAACACCTACATTGCCTATGTCTTGTTCTTCCGGGTGATCAAAGCGTGGAGCGCCACACGGGCGACGATGGTCACTTATATTGCCCCGCCCTTCAGCATCGCGCTTGGCTTGCTGTTTGGCAGCGAACGCTTCGACATTCGCCTGATCATCGGGGCGGTGCTGATCATTGGTGGGGTTATCTTGGCGAACATGTGGAAAGATCAACCGCTGTTCAAAGCGCGAACGGCACAAGCGTAG
- a CDS encoding nucleotidyltransferase domain-containing protein, which produces MITPRIERLLTAIQAWAGVTSDIRAVALVGSYARGTATPESDLDLVILSTNPTPYIDHPTWIEQLGAFGAVQYEDYGRLISLRAREGSCEVEFGISDPSWAALPLDPGTAKVIGDGMRILYDPDGLLAAAIQACRFP; this is translated from the coding sequence ATGATCACGCCCCGTATAGAACGCCTTTTAACGGCGATTCAGGCGTGGGCAGGGGTGACTTCGGATATTCGCGCCGTTGCCCTTGTCGGCTCTTATGCACGCGGGACAGCCACCCCTGAGTCCGATCTTGATCTTGTGATTCTCTCAACAAATCCAACGCCATACATCGATCATCCAACATGGATCGAACAGCTTGGCGCGTTCGGGGCGGTGCAGTATGAGGATTACGGGCGGCTGATCTCCCTACGGGCGCGGGAGGGATCATGTGAGGTGGAGTTTGGGATCAGCGATCCAAGTTGGGCGGCGCTGCCCCTTGACCCTGGCACAGCGAAGGTGATCGGTGACGGTATGCGCATCCTTTATGACCCCGATGGCTTGTTGGCGGCGGCGATCCAAGCGTGCAGATTCCCATAG
- a CDS encoding ABC transporter ATP-binding protein: MPMTVDPAIRLEGITKKFRRIHALKGITLEIPTGQVFGFLGPNGAGKTTAIRIMLDLVRPTAGNVYLFGQHVRREHNVLRRVGAIAEGPAFYPYLSAWRNLEVIARTANRYDPAQIKALLDRVGLANRAHQRVRTYSLGMKQRLGVAAALITNPDILILDEPTNGLDPAGMQEIRQLIREESTQRGRTVFLSSHLLNEVEQVCDRVAIIHRGEVLREGAVSALLSSGTRLYLEGTPHDTLVAALSERWQVAPEGNGVTLAAAPEDAPAIVRTLVERAVDVYQVVVQRQSLEEFFLDVTGTGKGIKTNV; the protein is encoded by the coding sequence ATGCCAATGACTGTTGATCCGGCAATTCGGCTAGAGGGAATCACGAAGAAATTCCGGCGCATCCATGCCTTAAAAGGAATCACCTTAGAGATTCCCACCGGACAAGTCTTTGGCTTTTTGGGTCCCAACGGCGCGGGCAAGACGACGGCAATCCGCATCATGCTTGATCTTGTCCGCCCCACCGCCGGAAACGTCTACCTTTTTGGGCAGCATGTCCGCCGTGAACACAATGTCTTGCGCCGCGTTGGGGCAATTGCCGAAGGTCCCGCCTTTTATCCCTACCTTAGCGCGTGGCGCAACTTGGAAGTGATCGCCCGCACCGCCAACCGCTATGATCCAGCCCAAATCAAGGCACTCTTGGATCGTGTCGGCTTGGCAAACCGCGCCCACCAGCGGGTGCGCACCTATTCCCTCGGCATGAAACAGCGCCTCGGCGTGGCGGCGGCGTTGATCACCAATCCCGACATTCTGATCCTCGATGAGCCGACGAACGGCTTAGACCCGGCGGGAATGCAAGAGATTCGCCAATTGATCCGCGAGGAATCAACACAGCGTGGGCGGACGGTGTTCCTTTCCAGCCACTTGCTCAACGAAGTGGAGCAAGTCTGTGATCGGGTGGCGATCATTCATCGCGGCGAAGTGCTGCGCGAAGGAGCGGTTTCGGCGCTGCTCTCCAGCGGAACGCGCCTGTACCTTGAGGGGACGCCGCATGACACACTGGTAGCCGCGCTCAGCGAACGGTGGCAGGTGGCCCCCGAAGGGAACGGGGTGACTCTCGCCGCCGCCCCTGAAGACGCCCCCGCCATAGTGCGCACCCTTGTTGAACGCGCTGTGGATGTCTATCAGGTTGTTGTCCAACGGCAGAGTTTGGAAGAATTCTTCCTTGATGTCACTGGCACAGGAAAGGGAATCAAGACGAATGTTTAG
- a CDS encoding response regulator transcription factor, protein MKILVVDDEQTIRDALGRKLRRDGYTVSLAANGIEGLRLFHAERPDLVVLDIVMPEMDGLTVCQRIREVADTPVMMLSANAISEDDIIRGLNAGADEYLVKPLRLNEFVARVQALLRRARMTGGETATSYNDGYLSVDMRRRHVYISGDRVHLTPTEFKLLIVLMENAGRVVTQRELLEQVWGEQYADEIYYPRVYIAQLRKKIEPDAANPVYILTEHRVGYRFEKQPTP, encoded by the coding sequence ATGAAAATCCTCGTAGTGGATGATGAACAGACGATCCGCGATGCCTTAGGGCGGAAACTGCGCCGCGATGGGTACACCGTATCCCTTGCCGCCAACGGCATAGAGGGGCTGCGCCTTTTCCATGCCGAACGCCCCGATCTCGTTGTACTGGATATTGTCATGCCAGAGATGGATGGATTAACTGTCTGCCAGCGGATTCGAGAGGTTGCCGATACGCCTGTGATGATGCTCTCTGCCAATGCGATTAGCGAGGACGATATTATTCGGGGGTTGAATGCCGGCGCCGATGAATACCTTGTTAAACCCTTGCGCCTGAACGAATTTGTGGCGCGGGTGCAGGCGCTTCTCCGCCGCGCCCGGATGACGGGCGGGGAGACGGCAACAAGCTACAACGATGGCTACCTCAGCGTCGATATGCGCCGTCGTCATGTCTATATCTCTGGGGATCGCGTCCACCTGACGCCAACCGAGTTCAAGCTCTTGATCGTCCTGATGGAAAACGCCGGACGGGTGGTGACACAGCGGGAGCTTTTGGAGCAGGTCTGGGGGGAGCAATATGCCGACGAAATTTACTATCCCCGCGTCTATATCGCCCAACTGCGGAAGAAGATCGAGCCGGACGCCGCCAACCCGGTCTATATTTTGACCGAACACCGCGTTGGCTATCGTTTTGAGAAACAGCCAACGCCATAA
- a CDS encoding response regulator transcription factor: MSEKILIIDDEEFTVNLIAHLLEKKGYEVIRAYRAEDGLRKAYRSHPDLVLLDIMMPEMDGFEVCRRLRELSDVPIIFITAKSDVKDVVKGLELGADDYIVKPFENEELIARIRAHLRRSPSPAGAEEIVFNNGEFRVNFLNRELRVRNKEIHLTPKEFNLLSVLVRNTGRVLTRIELVREAWGPNFSEAVDSLKLYIHYLRQKIEDDPQHPQYILTSRGVGYRFNGR; encoded by the coding sequence ATGAGCGAAAAAATCTTAATCATCGATGACGAAGAATTCACGGTCAATTTGATTGCTCACCTGTTGGAGAAAAAAGGATACGAGGTGATCCGCGCCTATCGTGCCGAGGACGGCTTGCGCAAGGCATACCGCAGCCACCCGGATCTGGTGCTGCTCGATATTATGATGCCAGAGATGGACGGCTTTGAGGTTTGTCGGCGGCTGCGCGAACTCTCCGATGTACCGATCATCTTTATCACGGCGAAAAGCGATGTGAAGGATGTTGTCAAGGGGTTGGAGTTGGGCGCCGACGATTACATTGTGAAGCCCTTTGAGAATGAGGAACTAATCGCCCGAATACGGGCGCACCTGCGCCGCTCGCCCTCTCCGGCGGGGGCAGAGGAAATCGTCTTTAACAACGGCGAATTCCGTGTGAACTTCCTCAACCGCGAACTGCGTGTGCGCAACAAAGAAATTCACCTAACACCGAAGGAATTTAACTTACTTTCGGTGTTGGTGCGCAATACAGGGCGTGTTCTGACGCGCATTGAACTCGTCCGCGAGGCGTGGGGACCCAATTTCTCTGAAGCGGTGGACAGTTTAAAACTCTACATCCACTACCTGCGCCAAAAGATTGAAGATGATCCACAGCACCCGCAATACATCCTGACCTCGCGGGGGGTCGGCTACCGATTTAACGGGAGATAG